GGGTTTTGTAGGTACAAGCGTTATTATTTAAGTGGTAAGGTCGAATATTTTTCCTTCAACCTGGTTAAATTTAAGGATCTGGACTATTATGGAACTGATAAGAATGGGCAGCTTTATTTGCGCACTAAAGGTGAAAACGTAATCGTACAAACTTACAATGATAAAAAGGAGGGGGATGTGGATAGCATGGCAACCTACATGGTTATTCCCTTAAAAAATGTAGAACCCCAGGATCTTTTAGATCTTTCGGAGCGCCTGGTTAAGATGAATGCACAACTGCAGGCTCTGGCTCAAAAATAGTGTAAACCTTTGTTTCTTCATATCTGGAGGCTACAATAATTTCTGTACCATTTGCATGCTGTGTAAATAAATCGGACACCAGTTCCGGACAATTGTTGTCTTTAGAAAGGTGAGCCAATAGCAGGTGTGTCATGAACGCCGGTTTATGGCTTGTAAAGAGTTCCAGTGCCTGCTTGTTGGACAGGTGACCTCTTCCTCCGCTGATGCGTTTTTTTAAAAAGTACGGGTAGGCACTTTTTTGCAGCAGTTCATCATCGTAATTGGCTTCTAGAAATGCGGCATGGCATTGTTGAAAGTGGTAGGTGAGCTGTTCGCAGGTTGCTCCTATATCAGTAAATACGCCAACTTTGGTTTTACCACAGGTAATGACAAAGCTGTAAGGTTCCGAAGCATCATGTATTTTAGGAAACCCCGTAACCTGAAGGCCGCCTATTTGTACCTGAGTGTCGTAGTGTAACTGCCTGATTAAGTCTTCCCTGAGGTTAAACCTGCAGCCTGCTAAAGTGCCAGGATTGATATAGATGGGTAAATTATATTTCGCAGCGAGGTTAGCCAGGCCTTTAATGTGGTCTGTGTGTTCGTGTGAAATAAATATGGCCTTTACCTTTTGCATGGAAAGGCCTAGTCTTAGCATTCTTTTCTCTGTCTCCCTGCACGATATCCCGGCATCAACAAGTATAGCTTCTTTGCTGTTGCCAACATAGTAGCAATTTCCGTTGCTGCCGGAGTTTAAGGAGGCTATAAAAAGATGATTACAATCCATTGGCTCTGGCTGTGATTTCAGCAATGTCTAAAACCTTTACATTCTGATCCTGATCTTTCATCTTTACCCCATCGCTAAGCATGGTCATGCAAAAAGGGCATGATGCAGCAATCACCTGTGGTTGGGTTTCAAGGGCTTCTTCAATTCTTTCAATGTTGATGTCTTTGTTTCCTTTTTCAGGTTCTTTAAACATCTGTGCACCACCAGCCCCGCAGCATAGTCCGTTGGTTTTACAGCGTTTCATTTCTACGAGCTGTGCATCCAGTGCTTCTAACGCTTTTCTTGGAGCTTCATATACATCGTTTCCACGGCCTAAGTAACATGGGTCATGATAAGTAATCTTTTTACCTTTAAAACTCTCTCCGCCCTCAGCTTTAAGCTTGCCCTCGTCAATAAGTTGCTGTATGAGTTGGGTGTGGTGTATTACATCGTAATTGCCACCTAATCCCGGATATTCATTTTTTATGGTGTTGAAACAGTGTGGACAACCAGTAACGATTTTTTTGATGTTGTAGCCATTGAGTACTTCTATGTTGGTCATAGCCTGCATTTGAAACAGGAATTCATTTCCTGCTCGCTTGGCCGGATCACCAGTACAGCTTTCTTCTGTACCAAGTACAGCATATTTTAAACCAACATGATGTAATATTTTGCAGATGTCACGTGTGGTTTTTTGTGCTCTTTCATCATAGCTACCAGCGCAGCCTACCCAAAATAAAATTTCAGGTTCTTCGCCTTTGGCTATCATTTCTGCCATTGTCGGCACTTCAAAATTTAGTTGTGCGCTCATATATTGATTTTTAAGCTATTTCTTTAAATCTTTAATCTTTGCTCTTGGTTCCTTGCTCTTGGTTCCCTAATCCTCCTTAGCCCAATTAAATCTGTCGGCTGGAGAATATTTCCATGGTGCTCCGTTATTTTCAATGTTACCCAACATAGCATTGATACTTGCAGGAGATTGTGATTCTTCCATTACTGCGTATCTTCTCAAGTCGGTAATAATAGCCAGAGGGTCGATATTGATTGGACAAGCTTGTGTGCAGGCATTGCAGCTGGTACAAGCCCATATTTCTTCTCTGCTGATATAATCGTCAATTAAAGATTTACCATCGTCAAGCCCCTTGCCACCTTTGTCCAGACTTCTGCCCACTTCTTCCATTCTATCGCGGGTATCCATCATGATTTTACGTGGTGACAATAGTTTTCCGGTAATATTGGCCGGACAAACGGAAGTACATCTTCCACACTCTGTACAGGTATAGGCGTTCATGAGATTAACCCAGGTTAAATCGTTTACATCTTTTGCTCCGAAGCGACCTGGCGCGGCTTCGGGAGGTGTAAATGAAGGATCTAGCATCGCTTTTACTTCATTGGTTACACTTTGCATATTTGTAAACTCACCTTTTGGTTCCAGGTTAGAGAAATAAGTATTTGGAAAGGCAAATATGATGTGGAAATGCTTAGAGTAGGGTAGGTAATTTAAGAAAGCAAATATGCCTACAATATGGAACCACCAGCAGGTCCTTTCTATTACAATCAGGCCAGCTTCTGTATTTGGTAAAAGATTATGCAGAAATTGGCTTACCGGAAATGCACCGGCAATAATGTAATGACTTGCGCCCATAGCCTGCAATTTGGAGTCTGCTGCATTCAAGAACAAGAAGGCCGTCATCAATAAGATTTCAGAGATCAGGATATAGTTGGCATCTGATCTTGGCCAGCTTTTCATTTCAACGCCACTAAATCTTTTTAGTTTGATGATGTTTCTTCTGATTAAGAAGATGGCACAGGCTAGCCATACGCCTAAGGCAAGAAATTCAAATGAGCCTATAAGGACATCATAAAAGATACCCAAGCCTCCAAATACACGGTGTGTACCAAAGATTCCGTCGATCATGATCTCTAATACTTCGAGATTGATGATTACGAAGCCTGCATATACAATGAGGTGTAGGAAGGCCGGAATGGGACGGAAAAACATTTTCGTTTGTCCGAATGCAACTTTGAGCATGGTCATTAGCCTTTTTTGAGGTTGGTCTGACCGGTCTACGGCTCTTCCGAAGCGAATGTTGCGGATAACTTTCTTTACGTTATAGCTAAATAGGGCTATTGCAGCCAGTGTGATGGCTATGAATAGGATTTGTGACACCATTTGAATATCTCTTATCGTGAGGCTAAGTTAAAGTATTTCGTTTAAAACAGATTATTATGCATGCATAAAGTTGAAAATTTAGATCAGATTTAAATAAAATCGTATTATTTTTAAAAAAGATTTTGCTTTTCAAAAAAAGACACTACATTTGCACTCCCAACCGAGGGGGACATGATTATGAAATCATGTTTAAATAAGATGGTACGGTAGCTCAGTCGGTAGAGCAATGGACTGAAAATCCATGTGTCGCCGGTTCGATCCCGGCCCATACCACTGCAAAAAGGCTCAATTTCACACGAAATTGGGCCTTTTTTGCGTGCGCCGGGCGTGGCGTTAACTATAGGGGATCAATGCCAAATGCTGGGGAGAGAATATGTTTTTTTGATTTTAAATATACAGTTTCCTGTGGTTGCGCCTATATTTATCATTCAAAAAGGAAAAGCAATACTCAAACGAACACCATTAAACGGGAGTGTCAAGTGAACTGTATTGGTGTATAATATATACTGGTCTCCTACTGGTCTTGTACTGCTATTATACTGGTATGCTACTGCTTTACTAGTATAATAGCAGTATAATAGCAGTTTAAATATAAATAGAGGATAGTATATGTATTAACTCAATGCAATCACCCAATATTGTTTGCTACTAAATACATGCCATATCTTCCTACTGAGGGTGAGCAGATTGCTGAAATAGAATGTGAAAAGATAAAGTGGTAATCAAAATTAAAAGAAAGCAGTGTTTGGAAGCTTATGCTTCGTTTCCTTTAAGAATTTATGGCATTGATCCGATTTAATGCATATTTTGGGGTTCGGGCTAAAAACAGAAAAATCACCCAATCATTTTATTTGCATGGTTTTATGTGGTTTCGTTACTATTCTCTGTGATCCCCGCTGGGATTCGAACCTAATACAAAAATTAGCGATTAGGCAGTATATGGATGGTTTTGAAATTCGACTCCCCGAATAACGCACCTTTTTTTTAATAGAGAATAGCTGCAAATGCTATGATATAAATGAATGAAATATCTCACTTTTTTCAAAATATACACTCCGAATTTGTGCAAATTTTTTAATTATATCGTATGAAATAAGCCCTGCAACTTTTATATATTTAGTCCTTTTACACGGCTATTTTGTAGCTGATACAGTAATTTGATTAATGACTGATTTTTTTTAACTTAACACATTAGTGCTATTATTATTCCAAACACATTTGCCTAGCCGCATTAAAAGTTTTAGATAAAATCCTCACCATCTCTGGTTCTAGTTTTTCAATAACTACTGTTTCAGATATATAAATTTATACATTTCTTTTTTGCTATTCGTTTACCTAAGCATTTACTGTTTTTTTATGTAAACTAAAAAGTGAAGAGAAATCATTGCCATCCAACCACTTATCATTGTAGTCCCGATTATCATCAATAAAATAGTAATACTAGCTAAAATATGTAGTAACAAACTTGCGCTTTGTGAGTATGCTTTACCTGAAATTCTACTCGTAAACGCATCACAACAAAACATAAATACCTAATTGATAGAATTCACATGCAGTATTCTACACTTTTAAAATTCAACATACATTTATATATTTGGGAGTTGTGTGCT
This is a stretch of genomic DNA from Candidatus Pedobacter colombiensis. It encodes these proteins:
- a CDS encoding 4Fe-4S dicluster domain-containing protein yields the protein MVSQILFIAITLAAIALFSYNVKKVIRNIRFGRAVDRSDQPQKRLMTMLKVAFGQTKMFFRPIPAFLHLIVYAGFVIINLEVLEIMIDGIFGTHRVFGGLGIFYDVLIGSFEFLALGVWLACAIFLIRRNIIKLKRFSGVEMKSWPRSDANYILISEILLMTAFLFLNAADSKLQAMGASHYIIAGAFPVSQFLHNLLPNTEAGLIVIERTCWWFHIVGIFAFLNYLPYSKHFHIIFAFPNTYFSNLEPKGEFTNMQSVTNEVKAMLDPSFTPPEAAPGRFGAKDVNDLTWVNLMNAYTCTECGRCTSVCPANITGKLLSPRKIMMDTRDRMEEVGRSLDKGGKGLDDGKSLIDDYISREEIWACTSCNACTQACPINIDPLAIITDLRRYAVMEESQSPASINAMLGNIENNGAPWKYSPADRFNWAKED
- a CDS encoding MBL fold metallo-hydrolase; this encodes MDCNHLFIASLNSGSNGNCYYVGNSKEAILVDAGISCRETEKRMLRLGLSMQKVKAIFISHEHTDHIKGLANLAAKYNLPIYINPGTLAGCRFNLREDLIRQLHYDTQVQIGGLQVTGFPKIHDASEPYSFVITCGKTKVGVFTDIGATCEQLTYHFQQCHAAFLEANYDDELLQKSAYPYFLKKRISGGRGHLSNKQALELFTSHKPAFMTHLLLAHLSKDNNCPELVSDLFTQHANGTEIIVASRYEETKVYTIFEPEPAVVHSS
- a CDS encoding (Fe-S)-binding protein, encoding MSAQLNFEVPTMAEMIAKGEEPEILFWVGCAGSYDERAQKTTRDICKILHHVGLKYAVLGTEESCTGDPAKRAGNEFLFQMQAMTNIEVLNGYNIKKIVTGCPHCFNTIKNEYPGLGGNYDVIHHTQLIQQLIDEGKLKAEGGESFKGKKITYHDPCYLGRGNDVYEAPRKALEALDAQLVEMKRCKTNGLCCGAGGAQMFKEPEKGNKDINIERIEEALETQPQVIAASCPFCMTMLSDGVKMKDQDQNVKVLDIAEITARANGL